The sequence below is a genomic window from Coffea arabica cultivar ET-39 chromosome 4c, Coffea Arabica ET-39 HiFi, whole genome shotgun sequence.
TTACTATTATCTTTCACTTTATTTCCACTTTTATTCGTTTGtaggtgttattattatttatgtatatatgtacatatatatgtatatattgacttattataattattattgtCTTAGTTTATTCCACtcgtatttatatttttatctttGTTTATATCCTTAATTTATTTCCTCTATGCCCATATTGTTAATATCCTTACTATTATTGTCTAATAACtattatttactattattattattattagtgttATCGTCCGTATTATTatttactactactactactattcttattattattttaagcgTTTCGTTTAACAACTTAGAATTTATCTTACATTATCTAAATTAACCTAGTAAGGCTAGATTAAGATGTTTTCAACTTCCATTTCAGTATCTTAGACTTAGTCAATTAAGTATAATTTTGCCTGACTAAATCTTCAATACTAACAACTACTATAAGTTGGGTCCTGAATTTTAATACCCATGATAAACTATAAAGATGGCCTAgctatttctaaaatttattTACTATATATTCACTAAGCCCATACTATCTTTCTAATCCAAAAATACTCGCCATTATATATAAacgtgtgtgtgtatatatatattatattatattattactattattactattattattatatatatatatatttttccttgGCCATCCCTGCCAggccttttttgtttcttacttcACCTGGTGTTGCCAAGCAGCGCCGCAACTcttaacttcaaaaatttttttttggtcttctCGAATTGGCCAAAAGGCCAATCCTTTGGCAATTGCTTCTTGTCACCAGCCATGCGCTGGCGacttcctcttttccttttttttttgcatcgcTGAAGCGTGGCTGCGGCAATGACACATAACAGCGGCGGCTccccacctttttttttaataacttttcaatagatTTGGGTAAACCCTATTCATCCCATAAGTAAAATTTAATACCTTAATCATACTAATTCAGATACGAATCCTCCTAAATCTCATATACAAACATATATCtctatatacatataacatAATACATATCCGTAAAatctttaaaataattaattcgactaataaaacttaaaaaagaaGTTTCACGTGAATTTGGGACTTACAGGTTTAGGAGTCTAGTCGTCTGATCGATTGACGGTGTCACCTGCTTCTCTTTCTCTACTCTCTGACGGCTTTTGCTCTAGGGGAGGCAAATATGAAGGGTAGGGGagatgttattttttttttctctttgttgtTCTGATAGGTATGCTAAACCCTAATAACCATCCACTGGTAGGTGGTTTAGATAGGGGTTTTAATTGTTGTAAACTTTTACTCTTTCTTATCtcatcatatcccttaattaACCTTTTAACCTAACTTGcaattatttttgcttttacCAAGGGTAAATTACCATCTAATTTAATTGGGCAAGATAACATGAGCCCAAAAATCGTGGGTTTTACACTTGGCATCTATGAATAAAATGCTAGATAAATGATGTTTTGTCCATTTTGTCTCTTGAATGActcatgtagacaccaaatttttgtcaatttttaatgttttcctgaatttttatctatttaataagttatctattattattattattattaatgtgtaattttctcatttttgcaggtttattttagaaaagaaaaagagagaaaaaaaaacaacaaaacaaaaacaaacaaaaaagggagaaaagttaaaaacaaaaaaaaaaatcaaaaaatcaaaaaaatcaaaaatcaaatcaaaatcaaattattactaaacttacacattttcatcattttctctaCCAAAACCCCTATTAACCCATTCTACACTCAACTCCCACgggcttttcttttcatttggcagAAGCCATCATTTGGAAAAAAACCAAACCCATTTGACTCCTTCTTAGCCATGAGTTTTTTGCTCTGCCAACACTCAACATTTGCAGAGGAGAAAACACGCACAAAAAGCTAATTTGGCGACCCATTTTACTCACTCGGCTCTCTCTGGAAAAATCAGACAGgccacaaagaaaaaaaattcccaaCTCCCTCTCAATATACATCCCTCGGCCCTTTCTTTGACTCTCACCAGAAAACACACAAGAACAAAGCTCCCCATTTTGGCCTTCCTTAAGCTCTCAACGGACAGAAAAGGATAGACGAAGGAAACTTTGGGAGCCAGGGAGATACGCTCAAGGTGTGGAAATTGTATCAAACATTTTGGTTAAGGAACTACCACCTACATTGAGGtattttctagttttctttctaCCATATTACAATCCATGTTTCAATGTCTAGTTTCTCTTGTTTTgctgttttattattattattattattgttgtggttgcatattaatttttcttgtttgctggtttgtattgttgttgttgcattgctgaaatttggGAAAAGGCATGAACTAGATGAGGGAAAAGGAAATGATGTCTGTGAATGCATattaattgtttgaaaaaatgccaaaaagatTTTTAGGGACTGTTTTGCCTTAATGTAGTCTTTTGTTATTGTTTTCTGGTTAGTTAAAATCATAGTTGTATTGTAGAGGTTATAAGgagtattgtaatatattttttatgatttttggtgaaagatttgggtgttttgaaaaataaaaactggactgtatttttgacattttggcCACTTTCAGACCatcttttgtaaaaactaactccgAAAATGGAGTCTACTCGAAAAATCGAGTGAAGGggtgtattttgagaaattttgatcACCGGAAAGGTCGCCGGCGGTGGCGGTCCGGTGGCGGCGGCGCCACCGGCGGCCACCATGGCTGCCAGCTGAAGCTTCTTCGGTTAGCCgaagaagaaggaaaggaaacgtatggggaagaaaagagaaagaaaagaaagaaaagaaaagaaagaaaaaaggggattGGGCTAATGTTTATTTTTCGTTGGGCCAAGAGCTAGTCTTGTTAGGTTTTGGGGCTGGGCTTTGGTTGAtgtttcttttgggtttcggttgggctagGAGGTTGGAGCCCACGTGTTTTGGCTGGGTTTGAGTGATAGAAGACGGGCTGGCCTGTGTGTTTTGGCTTGGACTTTCGGATGGGCTTAGGTAGTTTTCggcccaaagaaataaataatggcCCAGTGGCCTGTTTTCTTAAGAAGATCTGATAACGAATTTGCATTTTagcccctgatctttggagtagtttcGTTTCGGCCCATaacattttaaattcttttcaaCTCGGTCCTTATAGTAATTGCACTTTGGTCCCtgatttttatctttcatttaattttgacctctaaactttgaaaaatacaatttttgtccctcaaaagttttcaatttttgcaattcagtccttGACAAATTTTGACTCTTTTTTATTGtgattgcttcttttctttaaaAGCTAATgatgttacttttgaatatatttaacttgcaatttttagatgttcttaaatttctttgcGTTTGACATGTTaatgtgaatttagtattttaacattattatcatttgcaattaaagtggtgccatgattcttttgttcattgtgagtataaataggataaTTTGACTCCacttagtcaccacttcaaacgggaggtactcctattttattatttcaatgtcaattacgtgttcttatgtgctcctatgtgctcctatgtgtttatatatttttatatgctttatttatttgatttaaatattcattcaaattttcttatatatgttttagttagtttttataatgattcgagaggtatttaaatacctcaaaaatgtaatagataggataattagatttgttttattatattttcccTTCCTAGATTGTGGTTAGGCGCTCctcgatgtaatagataggttgcgtgtttatgtggcttatgtgttaattgttttatccgcttttcttaggattttggcatctagatattatgcttacgtgttatgtgttacgtgctcttatgtgtttatttgttttaatttatgctttatttgcttcactatgaattgttaatgcataacgtcaccacactagtccaacgctagttgtggcttctctcttcgcttacttgctagtccaacgctagtaagaactattagaaatgggctagtccaacgctagaccctttaggttgtcttgcgctagattcatctttgtgtgctattcactacattttcatgcaatattttcatttttaagatcttttctcatttgcatgatattccctattatattatcccttatcctctatatgtgttaatcatatcatttagaattgcatttcatttaggacattgtataataggttagttcatttgcttgtgcatattaggagaattatttttcaaacatgggaaatgggtgattataactttttagttcaaataccccattaatccctgtataagaaaattatgtcacgagtttttgcctcccataccctttatgttgcattccctttttctttgatcacttatatctatgtatataatttaatttactttctttacttttctttttttcatcatttgcatactcgtgaccctttcaaggaaatattttggctttcgcaattaatgcgattgttTCAATTAAACctttgaatggatattttgaccctttcgatattttataaatttaaatttgcattcatgtaggaaacatccaaatatgataaaattaagggttagattaggaagattttgactaaatctcgcgactagcttagactaggttgaaagggtgccttaggtttgagtcaattgaacctttgccttccctttcttcaaccgtgactcccgaacccattttctcttgttttcaatgacctggagttgtcaaaaaaaggttttgatttattttatttttgtcaaaaaatatttttgggtgacttggtacaccaaaacaccataccaagtggcgactcctattttttctaaaaagcCCTTTTAGACTGaatttttggacccaaattgtcgcattcttttaagtcccattctaggtcctttttaatttattattaataaatcacatctttttataaaactctttttcttttccatcgcgaaaaatggggcgcgacaacttggcgactccactggggacctaagagagtccaagcacttggtttagtcgtctttttctctttttaacccttatatttatcatatttggatgttttaggttgcatttttctcttttaggatattttgcatttcaccCTCGTATTCGTTTATCGTTCCTCGTATATGTgatgaatgatttatttatttacttttgtttatttaCTTATATGTATCGCGCTTTGCATTTGGGGGTGGGAAATATTACCCTAGAGCTTCGCATTGGTtatcgatccctcccctccaaaatgAGCACtggcatacgtgcatacgttttattttttatcccttatttatttttcttttagtggcttgtcacgccactccaccctactaggattttaggcgacccacttggacatgtgatcgtatcacgacgtgtgcgtagcatgatccgaggggtcactcgatcttccgcttcaaactttaggttgatgacctattagtttttagtcgaaggttgaggattctttttagattcgcccagacgggtagccgtaacacgacgtgtgcgtagcaacgtctggggaatcgctcgagccaccgacaaggaaccttgggagtgatgacccttggtttctaagtctgaaggctcggggacctatgacttatcgagtctagatgcattagtgaaccctaacctcatgcatccattttagcttgcctagggtagagtcgaccttaccctattagggacactattcacgaggggaggggtccaacccttttcctctttttattgctttatttccttgtgttgattccgttgctacaatgtgttatgtgtatttatctgtttaaactaacttttcttggtttttgtgtccccattgcattcacaaacccttagcaaataagaggtctggcatgaccttcttttagaagcccacccttgtagataggttatcgcacgtttgaaaattgtgatgcattttgttcataaattcatAATGTTataccattttaggcttaccctggcaaacaaagggctccttaggtcacgtCTCATTTCAAATCGCATTTTTCCCTGCTTTGATAagaatggcatcatgcataagccttagaaagggaatgcctcTTAGGGAATCCCACATTAGGGACAGGCCAACCTAAATCCCGTGGGTATTTAACCCAATTTTTGGgatttgcacgtttaaattcctgttaacCAGAGAAATGGGACCTGTAGGTAAGGTATTTAACTCCGGTTTTGGTTTCTAGATGGAAAGCCCTCGCCGAGTGCAACAGATGTTAGTAGTGCCGCCAGAGGTACAAAGATGGCCCACGTTACTCTCACCCAATGAGGTTAACCAAATAGCCGATCGATTAGGACACATCGGGGATTTCAAGAATATTAAGTCCGATGGATATTTGGTAGAAGCTTTGGTGCATCTATGGGACCCCACTTGTTCTGCTTTTAGATTTGGAAAAAGGGAGATGACCATAACGATTGAGGAAGTCGCCGGATTTCTCAATTTGCCGATTCAAGGAACTGCCGTGGTATTGCCACTAGCATCTAATAAAGTTGAATTTTGCCGTTTCACTGGGTTAAAGGAATCAGTACTACAAGGGGcagaccaaaatatagaggcgaAGTTCTTATTTGATCGATTTGCGCTAAGAGATGGTTTTGAGAGGCATCGAGGGGACTTCTCGTTTACTTCCAAGGAAACGTGGAATCGAAAGAGAGTCTGGGTATACGGTTTAGTCATGACGGGAACCTTCTTTTTTCCTaggaaagataaaaagatagCCTTCAAGCTCACTAGAATCCTGTAtgacttgtttcttggaatTAATGATAGGCCGTGTTCCATTATTCCTACCATTTTGGCCGACATCTTCATAGCCTGCACTACCTGtcagaaagggaaaaagtttttttgtggttcaaatttGATCTTACATATATGGGGAATGGAGCATTTCATGAGACGACCGGCTATTTCATCAAGTCTACCAATGTTCGCATACAACTGGATAATCACACATCACAAGAGGATTAATAGAGACAGTCTGCCGTGCAATGCATCTGAGTTTGTGGATTTCTTGAAGAACGTGACTGATCAAAATATTAGATGGGTGTTGGATTGGACCGATTGTACTAAACCCGTTCTTCGCACCCAGGCATCCGAATTCATTCTCTTACTGGGTACTCAAGGGATTACTGCCTACGCCCCAAAAAGGTTTCTCAGACAATTAGGGCGTACCCAAGAAATACCACCCGTGCTTGACATGAGCGAAGTCACCATTATTTTTAACTGGGGAATGTGCCCAAATCAAATCCCTATGAAAGATCGGATTATTGACGCCTGGGTGACGCTATCTGATGACGTGAGTTTTAGATACATCCCAGAGCTCAAGCAGAAGGGTTTGACGACTTCACAATACGAAGACTGGGTAGGAGGATCCGCTgcgcaagaaattcaagatgagCCATCTGAGGAGGTGAAAAGGTTGAAAGCCATTATCGAAGCAAAGGATAAGGAAATTCTGCAGTTAAGTAAGTCTGCCGAAGCATACAAAGGGATGGCCGAGCAAAGcaagcaattgtatgaaaatgaaCGAGGAAGGCGTCAAGAGCTGAAAAGGAAATGTGCAGAATTATATGACCAAACTGAATGTGTTAGAATTTCATATGCTAGGGAAACAAAGGACTCTGTATTAGATAGGTTCAGAAGCTTTGGCAATCTTGTACGGAATCGTCTTCGTGAcatgatgtaaatattggcaagtttatcaatgaaaatgatttttcttctgCTCTCATTTTGGATTAttgtcaaaaacaggtttgtattacgggtcccatttcgaaggtgttgcatcatgctaggcctacccttggcacaaaaagggctcccccataggacatgcatccgaattatttaaatatttactaattcgtgttttttttcttttcctttttcttgaataaattaCAGCAATTTGACAGAGAATTCAATTCTAAATCAGTTTCTTTTCTCCACTATCAGGTATTTTTCACAATTGCTACCCAAAGAAGCCCCATCATCACCAGGTCCCGAAGTAGAGCCTTGAGACAgtctgtaaacatgagttcagtTCCTGAAGCTTCGGAAAGATCTGCTATGGTTACATCACCGGACTTCACAGCATTGGGAGCTCAGTTAAGTGAGGTACTTGGCAAGTTCAATGAATTAAGTGCTGAAATAGCCGCACAGAAGCGTGTAATTGATCAGTTGGTCGCAAGCAACAATGGTGGTGGTGTCCCAAACGACCAAGAACCTATCGATAATCACCCACCTGCACAAGACTATCAACCACCCCACACATCCAATACCCAAACACCTTTCTTTCCTCCTTTCGCTAACCCCGTTGAAAATACCTTTGCCCGATTAAACTCAGACTTTTCCTATATGCATCCGAATTATGTATTGGTGAACCCAACCAGTAGTCAAATCCCTCAAACTCATCCACAAACCAATCTGAACATTCCTCCCAACCCTCAGGGACCGCACCACCACATTCCGGAGCCTTTTGTAATGGATACGGCATCTCAAGGGAAGGCGGCAATAGAAGAACAACATACACCCGTTGATAAAGACCTGTTAAGAAGGTTGGATCGATTCGATGATTTTATGAGAAAGAATCAAGGATTGAGCAGGCATGGTGGGTTAGATTACGATGAATTGTGTCTTTTCCCGGATATTCAGCTACCATTGGgattcaaaacccctaaattcaGCAAGTATGATGGAACTGGAAATCCAAAGACGCACCTCAAgatgtttgccaacaagttaggTAAACCTGTGGATGATGAGAATTTGCCTATGCGTCTATTTCCGGAAAGCTTGGAGGGAGATGCTCTAGAttggtattcaaatttgaaGTCTGGAGAAGTCAAGACCTGGTTGGATCTATCAACTGCTTTTGTGAAGCAGTATGAATTTAACTGTGAGTTGGCACCAACACGAACCACACTGGAGGGTACGAAAAGAAAGCCGTCGGAAGATCACAAGACCTACGCAAAACGGTGGAGAAAGTTAGCTGCCAAAGTGGAGCCTCCTATGACTGAGGAGGAGATTGTTCGTACTTTCATCAAGGCTCACGATCCACCCTATTTTGAAGAGATCTTCCGCATGACTGGAAGTCCATTTGCTGCTATCATTAACAAATTGGAGGAGTATGATGAATTTGTCAAAGCAgggaaaattgttaatgtgtctgcatTAAAGTTGCAATTGGATGCTCTACAGAATCAAAACAACAATGGGAAAAGGCCCcaattcaagaaaaaagaaagtgatACTGCTTTTATATGGGATCAAGGCCCGTCTTTCAGACCCAGAAACCATCCCACCTATTCCTTTCCTTACCCGTATTACACCAATCCTCAACCAGTCTACCACACCACTACCCAATTCCATCATTCCCGGCCAAATCATTTGAATACCTCGCCCTTACCTCCAACTCCACAACCTGTTTTTCAAAATCACTCTCGTCCCATTTACCATTCCAGACCAATCCTGCAAAACAATAACCCTCCTCAAAATCCTTTGCAAACCAGTGGAATTCAAACTCAGAAGCAATTTCGAGCCTTCACCAACTTGGGCCGACCTATTGATCAGTTGTATGAGCAATTAAAAGCAGCTGGGAAAATTGGCACTGTTCCTCCCAAAATCTATCCCAGAGGTCCTCCTGCCGGTTATGATCCGCATGCaatctgtgcttatcattctggaaGTCCAGGTCATACCACTGGCAATTGTTGGGCTTTAAAACATAAGATTCAGGACATGATTGACTCTGGAGACATCCTTCTCAGAAGAAAGGGAGAGCAGGGACCGAATGTTAGTAAGAATCCTCTACCTGAGCATGGGAGCACTGTGGGGGTTATCATCGCTGATGAAGATTTTATCGACCCCAGTCAGTACATCGTAGATGAAACTGAAGTGTTTGACGTGATAGAGACTGACCATGCAGAGATGAGGAAAATGCTGTCTGTTGAAAAGTCCATAACTAAGGATAATGCTGAGGAAAAGTTAAAATCTTTTGTGTTTGAGAAAGAGGAGCCGTTTATGATAGAAGGAGGGCCTTCCGAGGCCGACAATTCTGAAgttccttttattttggatctACCCTCTTTTGAATGGGATATATCAGAGCCTGCCATTCTCGAATTTCCAGAGCAAATGCCTGTCAATAACTTGCAAGAGGTACCATGGAACTACGAGGAGCCCAGTCTATTAATTGGAGGTAAAGATTGCCTGAAGGAAGATATATCTACTATTACTAGATCTGAAAAAATTGTGGGAAACTCCGATATTGATGTTCAATCCAGGGCCAAGGTTAAATCTCCGACACCCAAGCCTCGTGTGTCTGAAAATGAAGCTGTAGATTTTCTGAAGATGCTGAAAAGAAGCGAGTACAAAATAGTAGAGCAGTTGGATAGGACGCCTGCTCAGATTTCCTTTCTGAATCTTCTCCTGACTTCTGAGCTGCACAGAGAAGCATTGCTCAAAATTCTGAACGACGCTCAAGTCCCTAAAGATATTCCGGTGGATAAATTTTCCAACATTGTGGGGAACGTACTTGCTGCTAATCATATTATCTTCTCCGATGATGATCTGACTGCAGAAGGGATCGGGCATAACAGAGCTTTGTATATATCAGTCCGTTGCAATGGAAAGCTGTTGCCGAGGGTTTTAGTGGATAATGGGTCAGCGTTGAATATCTGTCCATGGAACACTCTCACCAAGCTTGGATTTCTTGATATTAAACTCCGTCCATCTGCAACTGTGGTTCGAGGATTTGATGGTTCAAGGAGGGAATCTATGGGTGAAGCAGATCTGGTATTGGAGATAGGCcctgctcaattccaagttactTGCCAAGTCATGGACTTCTCCAGTGTTTACAACATTTTACTTGGAAGACCTTGGATACATGCTTCCAATTCAGTGCCATCTTCTCTGCATCAAATGTTGAGATTTATTGTGAATGATCAGCTCATTACTGTATTTGCTGAGGATGACTGTACcatgatcattgatgcaaaattCAAAGGTGAAGACAGAAAAGGGACTCCAATTTCATCTCATCATGTTGCTGACATAGTCTCTGTAGGATGGGCATCTAGGGATAAGTCGTTGACTCAATCAGATTTGCCAGAGGCCAGTATTATGATGGCGAGAGAGATGATCCGAGGCGGATATGAAATAGGAAGAGGTCTTGGGCGAGAATTGCAAGGAATTTTAGAGCCGATAGAGATCCCGACGCAAAACGATACATTTGGATTGGGATTTCATCCGACTGCTAAGGATAGGAGGGAAATGCAAGCTCGAAAACAAGCTGAAAAGAAGGGCAAGCAAAATCCCTTAAATGTCCCACCGCTGTATCACACCTTTCCTCGTCCAGCAGAGATGATTATGTCAGAAACAAAGAATCCTGTGGAGGAGATTGAACTGGACCTGTCTCAATTATTTGTCGGGGCCACTTGTGAGGAGGAGCCATCAGAGAATGCAGAATTTTTGCCAATTACCGAAGGAGCTATTCAGAATTGGACTGCTGattatcttccctctcgaagggaatttcggtaaatttAAGGGGATTGTCTTTTGTCTAGATCATATCCAGATAGGACAGTAGTCTGGAtcttttgttaaaagaaattgctTTCATCTTTTAAACCTTTATTCTTGTTTCAGTTAATATAGCTTGCTTTGTTCAAGGAAATTGCTGAAACGAAAATAAAGGTTTGGGTTAAATATGTCTTTAAATAGCAATCATGTCTGTATATTTATCCTTTTGTGAAGTCTCGATGCATTTTGAATTTAATGAAATGAAAGACTTCTTTGGTATTTGCTATTTATTCATTACTTATGTTCTATTTTATTTTCAGATGGCCACAAATAAAATCctttgaccctttggatgtcACCATTTTGGAATTCGATGGCTGCAATCTCGATATCTCTCATGAATTTGAAATCATGcaatctgaaattcaaaacgagaGCGATACTGAGGAAGAATTTGAGTCTATTTCAAGGGATTTAAAACAGTATGAAGAGAAACCCAAACCCAACTTAGAAGAAACAGAAATCATCAATATTGGCACTAAGACGGAGGTTAAAGAAGTTAAAGTCAGCATTCATCTGAATAGGAAACAAAAGGAGGAAATGATTGAATTCTTAATGTTTTTTCAAGATGTGTTCGCATGGTCATACGATGATATGTCAGGGATCTCTACGGACATAGTGGTTCACAGGTTGCCAACCAATCCAAATTTTTTACCTGTAAAACAGAAACCACGtaaattcaaaccagaaatgAGTCTCAAAATAAAGGAACAAATTGTGAAGCAGCTCAATGCTAAGATAATCATGGTGTCTCATTATCCCATCTGGTTATCGAATCCTGTGCCAGTGCCTAAGAAATCTGGGGAGGTGCGAGTGTGTGTTGATTACAGAGATCTGAATAAGGCCAGTCCGAAAGACGATTTTCCTTTGCCAAACATTCATATTCTTTTGGACAATACTGCTGGACACGAAATTGAATCTTTTGGTGATTGTTTTGCTGGGTATCAtcaaattttgatggcagaagaaGACAGAGAGAAAACCTCTTTTATCACCCCATGGGGAACATTTTGTTATAGAGTGATGCCTTTCGGGTTGAAGAACGCTGGAGCCActtatcagaggaccatgactaCCCTGTTCCATGACATGATTCACAAAGAGATGGAggtttatgtggatgatatcataattAAATCCAAGAAGGTTGAggaccatttggttgatttaaAGAAACTGTTTGAAAGATTGAGGAAGTATAATTTGAAGTTGAACCCTGCGAAATGTGCTTTTGGAGCTCCGGCTGGTAAATTATTGGGTTTTATTGTTAGTAAAAAGGGTATAGAGATAGATCCTGCAAAAATagaagcaattcgagatatgcccattccaaaaagtcaaaaagatgtgaagagttttcttggaaagatcaattttattggCCGATTCATTGCACAGTTAACCTCTACCTGTGAGCCTTTGTTCAAACTGTTGAAAAAGAATGCGCCGATGGATTGGAATGAAGATTGTCAGCTGGCTTTTGATAAGATCAAGAATTATTTGTTAAATCCTCCGGTCTTAGTGCCACCTCAGCCAGGGAGACCTCTGATTATGTATTTGTCTGTTCTTGATGAGGCTGTCGGATGCGTTCTGGGACAGCATGACGAGTCTGGAAGAAAGGAGCAAGCCATCTACTATCTGAGCAAGAAATTTACAGCATATGAGGCCAACTATTCTTTCCTCGAGAGAAGTTGTTGTGCTTTAGCATGGGCAGCTCAGAAGTTGAGACATTATTTGCTCGGTTATACCACTTACTTGATTTCCCGTTCTGATCCTCTAAAATACCTATTGGAAAAGTCGATGCCCACGGGACGTATGGCTAAGTGGCAAATG
It includes:
- the LOC140004567 gene encoding uncharacterized protein; amino-acid sequence: MSSVPEASERSAMVTSPDFTALGAQLSEVLGKFNELSAEIAAQKRVIDQLVASNNGGGVPNDQEPIDNHPPAQDYQPPHTSNTQTPFFPPFANPVENTFARLNSDFSYMHPNYVLVNPTSSQIPQTHPQTNLNIPPNPQGPHHHIPEPFVMDTASQGKAAIEEQHTPVDKDLLRRLDRFDDFMRKNQGLSRHGGLDYDELCLFPDIQLPLGFKTPKFSKYDGTGNPKTHLKMFANKLGKPVDDENLPMRLFPESLEGDALDWYSNLKSGEVKTWLDLSTAFVKQYEFNCELAPTRTTLEGTKRKPSEDHKTYAKRWRKLAAKVEPPMTEEEIVRTFIKAHDPPYFEEIFRMTGSPFAAIINKLEEYDEFVKAGKIVNVSALKLQLDALQNQNNNGKRPQFKKKESDTAFIWDQGPSFRPRNHPTYSFPYPYYTNPQPVYHTTTQFHHSRPNHLNTSPLPPTPQPVFQNHSRPIYHSRPILQNNNPPQNPLQTSGIQTQKQFRAFTNLGRPIDQLYEQLKAAGKIGTVPPKIYPRGPPAGYDPHAICAYHSGSPGHTTGNCWALKHKIQDMIDSGDILLRRKGEQGPNVSKNPLPEHGSTVGVIIADEDFIDPSQYIVDETEVFDVIETDHAEMRKMLSVEKSITKDNAEEKLKSFVFEKEEPFMIEGGPSEADNSEVPFILDLPSFEWDISEPAILEFPEQMPVNNLQEVPWNYEEPSLLIGGKDCLKEDISTITRSEKIVGNSDIDVQSRAKVKSPTPKPRVSENEAVDFLKMLKRSEYKIVEQLDRTPAQISFLNLLLTSELHREALLKILNDAQVPKDIPVDKFSNIVGNVLAANHIIFSDDDLTAEGIGHNRALYISVRCNGKLLPRVLVDNGSALNICPWNTLTKLGFLDIKLRPSATVVRGFDGSRRESMGEADLVLEIGPAQFQVTCQVMDFSSVYNILLGRPWIHASNSVPSSLHQMLRFIVNDQLITVFAEDDCTMIIDAKFKGEDRKGTPISSHHVADIVSVGWASRDKSLTQSDLPEASIMMAREMIRGGYEIGRGLGRELQGILEPIEIPTQNDTFGLGFHPTAKDRREMQARKQAEKKGKQNPLNVPPLYHTFPRPAEMIMSETKNPVEEIELDLSQLFVGATCEEEPSENAEFLPITEGAIQNWTADYLPSRREFR
- the LOC140005360 gene encoding uncharacterized protein, whose translation is MESPRRVQQMLVVPPEVQRWPTLLSPNEVNQIADRLGHIGDFKNIKSDGYLVEALVHLWDPTCSAFRFGKREMTITIEEVAGFLNLPIQGTAVVLPLASNKVEFCRFTGLKESVLQGADQNIEAKFLFDRFALRDGFERHRGDFSFTSKETWNRKRVWVYGLVMTGTFFFPRKDKKIAFKLTRILYDLFLGINDRPCSIIPTILADIFIACTTCQKGKKFFCGSNLILHIWGMEHFMRRPAISSSLPMFAYNWIITHHKRINRDSLPCNASEFVDFLKNVTDQNIRWVLDWTDCTKPVLRTQASEFILLLGTQGITAYAPKRFLRQLGRTQEIPPVLDMSEVTIIFNWGMCPNQIPMKDRIIDAWVTLSDDVSFRYIPELKQKGLTTSQYEDWVGGSAAQEIQDEPSEEVKRLKAIIEAKDKEILQLSKSAEAYKGMAEQSKQLYENERGRRQELKRKCAELYDQTECVRISYARETKDSVLDRFRSFGNLVRNRLRDMM